In Anaerolineae bacterium, one genomic interval encodes:
- a CDS encoding prolyl oligopeptidase family serine peptidase produces the protein MRGDWVGRWGERLPVSPHLQPLVQSLEMLGQRQATADSQVRRQLRTTTDFEEYRDKVRRNLWEVLGGMPERTSLDPRLVGMLERDGYRIEKVIFESRPRFYVTALVYVPTGGKPPFPAVLRPLGHYPQGKATYYGGGPEVQGHCIALARKGYVVLTFDPYGQLERGSYFDPRSGNNHFIQGTQGILTGMHLGQHYLWDAVRALDYLVSRPEVDAQRLCVTGTSGGGTQTVYLAAVDERLAVSVPVCYVMESHRQFGPSQLHPESVFPGCVQPYGPNNTALACCFAPKPQLIIGALHDPAFPHESMQAVYEEVRHVYRLYDAEERLALVLTDSDHGYTLPMRQAMYRWANYWLGVDADDEETEIHLERPDDLFCLPGGDVASLGGETAFSLNLIHAHAQARACTERRFRGLSSPTAYKAEVRSGLARSLLLHRPTCFPPATVVGESETGLDRTISYHFQPEPGFDVLLTLSLPKCAERPCPVVLHCNDEWNLPRAGLATALLRTGLGLVAIGVRLGPGHMALTFGRTEVGMAVVDLMRAADWLAGMAEIDCARLALHGEGVKAGLVALMAGALDERFRAVAAAGFEPSLLALVEEPDRRSDSHLLPGALRYYDVPDVCAAIAPRALWLLHDKADVVWPKQFYAAVGSPQNLRVDLPSDDRDSRVVRWLKESLC, from the coding sequence ATGAGAGGGGACTGGGTAGGACGTTGGGGCGAGCGGCTGCCAGTCTCACCGCACTTACAGCCGCTGGTGCAATCATTGGAGATGTTGGGCCAGCGCCAAGCGACCGCGGACAGCCAAGTGCGGCGGCAGTTGCGCACCACGACCGATTTCGAGGAATACCGCGATAAGGTTCGCCGCAATCTGTGGGAGGTATTGGGTGGAATGCCGGAGCGCACGTCACTCGACCCGCGCCTGGTGGGCATGCTGGAGCGCGACGGCTACCGCATTGAGAAGGTGATATTCGAGAGCCGGCCACGCTTCTACGTCACTGCCCTCGTCTACGTGCCCACCGGCGGGAAGCCCCCCTTTCCTGCCGTGCTCCGGCCCCTGGGCCATTACCCTCAGGGTAAGGCTACCTACTATGGCGGCGGCCCTGAAGTACAGGGTCACTGCATCGCTTTGGCCCGTAAAGGCTACGTCGTGCTCACCTTCGATCCTTATGGCCAACTAGAGCGCGGCAGCTACTTCGACCCCCGCTCCGGCAACAATCATTTCATCCAGGGCACGCAGGGTATCCTCACCGGCATGCACTTGGGCCAGCACTACCTATGGGATGCAGTGCGGGCGCTGGACTATCTGGTCAGCCGCCCAGAGGTAGATGCTCAGCGCCTCTGCGTCACCGGCACATCCGGTGGCGGCACGCAGACGGTGTACCTGGCGGCGGTGGATGAGCGCCTGGCTGTCTCAGTGCCTGTGTGTTACGTGATGGAAAGCCACCGCCAGTTTGGCCCCAGTCAGCTTCACCCGGAGTCGGTATTCCCAGGCTGCGTTCAGCCCTACGGCCCAAACAACACCGCCTTAGCTTGCTGCTTTGCGCCAAAGCCACAGCTCATCATCGGTGCGCTACATGATCCCGCCTTTCCCCACGAGTCTATGCAGGCTGTCTACGAGGAAGTGCGTCACGTGTATCGGCTATATGATGCCGAGGAGCGCCTAGCCCTGGTTTTGACGGACTCCGATCACGGCTACACCCTGCCCATGCGCCAGGCCATGTATCGCTGGGCCAACTACTGGCTGGGCGTGGATGCCGATGATGAGGAGACAGAGATACACCTGGAACGTCCGGACGATCTCTTCTGCTTGCCAGGCGGCGATGTCGCCAGCCTCGGAGGTGAAACGGCCTTCAGCCTCAATCTCATCCATGCCCATGCTCAAGCGCGTGCCTGTACAGAGCGCCGCTTTCGTGGTCTGTCATCGCCAACAGCATACAAGGCGGAGGTGCGTAGCGGATTGGCCAGGAGTCTGCTATTGCATAGGCCGACGTGCTTTCCACCGGCCACCGTCGTTGGCGAGAGCGAGACGGGGTTGGACCGTACCATCAGCTACCACTTCCAGCCGGAGCCGGGCTTTGACGTGCTCCTCACCCTCAGCCTGCCCAAGTGTGCAGAGCGCCCCTGTCCCGTCGTTCTGCACTGCAACGATGAATGGAACCTGCCCCGCGCCGGGCTGGCGACGGCACTTCTGCGGACAGGATTAGGCCTAGTGGCAATAGGCGTGCGCCTGGGACCCGGCCATATGGCGCTCACCTTTGGCAGAACCGAAGTAGGCATGGCGGTAGTCGACCTGATGCGGGCGGCCGACTGGTTGGCAGGCATGGCCGAGATTGACTGTGCGCGCTTGGCGCTCCATGGTGAGGGCGTTAAGGCCGGGCTCGTAGCCCTGATGGCCGGCGCCTTGGATGAACGCTTCCGTGCCGTCGCTGCCGCCGGATTCGAGCCGTCACTCTTGGCACTGGTGGAGGAACCCGACAGGCGCTCGGATTCACACTTGCTGCCGGGAGCGTTGCGGTACTACGACGTACCCGATGTGTGTGCCGCCATAGCACCTAGAGCTCTGTGGCTTCTGCACGACAAAGCAGACGTGGTTTGGCCGAAACAGTTCTACGCTGCTGTAGGCAGCCCGCAGAACCTCAGAGTTGACCTTCCCTCCGACGATCGAGATTCACGAGTCGTACGGTGGCTAAAGGAGAGCTTATGCTGA
- a CDS encoding ABC transporter ATP-binding protein, translated as MALEVTNLRKRYGDLQAVDGVSFSIRSGEVFGILGPNGAGKTTTVECIEGLRQPDSGQVVILGEPFGANRPEFRQRLGIQLQTTGLYPKLTVREIVELFASFYQHSLDPDALLDLVGLREVQGTASAKLSGGQLQRLSLALALVNEPEMLFLDEPTTGLDPQSRRSVWEIVKDLRRQGRTVLLTTHYMEEAEELCDRVAIMDRGRIIELDTPRELIGQHFQETAIEVGSVEGLRETELAELPSVSDVTSEDGRFTIYSADVPRTMAGLFDLAERQSLALGALTIRQATLEDVFLKITGRRIR; from the coding sequence ATTGCCCTGGAAGTGACCAACCTTCGCAAGCGGTATGGCGACCTACAGGCCGTGGACGGGGTGTCGTTCTCGATCCGCTCAGGCGAAGTCTTCGGCATCCTGGGTCCCAACGGCGCCGGCAAGACCACCACCGTCGAGTGCATCGAGGGGCTGCGACAGCCGGATTCGGGCCAAGTCGTCATCTTGGGCGAGCCCTTCGGCGCCAACCGCCCCGAGTTTCGCCAGCGCCTGGGGATACAGCTCCAAACCACCGGCCTCTACCCCAAGCTCACTGTACGGGAGATAGTGGAGCTGTTCGCTTCCTTCTACCAGCACTCTCTGGACCCCGACGCTTTGCTCGACCTGGTGGGACTGCGCGAGGTGCAGGGCACCGCCAGCGCCAAGCTGTCCGGGGGCCAACTGCAGCGGCTCTCCCTGGCCCTGGCGCTGGTCAACGAGCCCGAGATGCTGTTCCTGGACGAGCCTACCACCGGGCTCGACCCCCAGTCCCGCCGCAGCGTCTGGGAGATCGTCAAGGACCTGCGCCGCCAGGGCAGGACCGTGCTCCTGACCACCCACTACATGGAGGAGGCGGAGGAGCTGTGCGATAGGGTGGCCATCATGGACCGGGGGCGTATCATCGAACTGGATACTCCGCGTGAACTGATCGGCCAGCACTTCCAGGAGACGGCCATCGAGGTGGGCTCGGTGGAGGGCCTGAGGGAGACGGAGCTGGCCGAGCTCCCATCGGTATCGGACGTCACGTCGGAGGACGGCCGGTTCACCATCTACTCCGCCGACGTACCCCGTACCATGGCAGGACTCTTCGACCTCGCCGAACGGCAGTCGCTGGCGCTCGGCGCCCTCACCATCCGCCAGGCCACGCTGGAAGACGTGTTCCTGAAGATCACCGGAAGGAGGATCCGCTGA
- a CDS encoding ABC transporter permease, which yields MGAFRALYLANAREFVRDKLAMTITIIMPLLFAGFFGVIFGRSGEGIRIQLGLMVQDSGPAGQQIASLLEGDRTIGTVSTRRGEMDPLLESLRAGDLHVILVLPEGLTQRMSSGQPTALPVYYDPTSQVSSGVGLGFVRSFLSQANLAIASAPELLTAEPLSVQVERQSPASFYVPSMLGLAILWLGVFGTAMPLVEMREKKVLRRLAVAPLSTRTMLAGQVAWRVTVGIAQAVLFVAFGILVLGLNPGNQFLLFPAIVLLGAVAFVTMGYFIAALSPSSEAAVAVAQVVNFAMTFLSGSFFEAELLPSVLRPVMYVMPLTYLSDALRQVMVDFRPMFPLWLDAAVLGALLLLLVPLTIKFWRWE from the coding sequence ATGGGAGCCTTCAGGGCGCTCTATCTGGCCAATGCCCGGGAGTTTGTCCGCGACAAGCTGGCTATGACCATCACCATCATTATGCCTCTGCTGTTCGCCGGCTTCTTCGGCGTAATCTTCGGCCGCAGCGGTGAGGGCATCAGGATACAGCTGGGCCTAATGGTACAGGACAGCGGCCCAGCTGGCCAGCAGATCGCTTCGCTGCTGGAGGGTGACCGGACGATCGGCACGGTCTCCACACGTCGAGGGGAGATGGACCCGCTGCTGGAGTCGCTGCGGGCAGGAGATCTTCACGTCATCCTGGTGCTGCCGGAGGGGCTGACGCAGAGGATGAGCAGCGGCCAGCCCACCGCCCTCCCGGTCTATTACGACCCCACCAGTCAGGTCTCTTCAGGCGTGGGGCTGGGATTCGTGAGAAGCTTCCTCAGCCAGGCCAACCTAGCCATTGCCTCTGCGCCAGAGCTCCTGACCGCAGAGCCGCTCAGCGTCCAGGTGGAAAGACAGAGCCCTGCCTCCTTCTACGTCCCCAGTATGCTCGGCCTGGCCATCCTCTGGCTGGGGGTGTTCGGCACCGCTATGCCTCTGGTGGAAATGCGCGAGAAGAAGGTGCTGCGACGACTGGCGGTGGCGCCTCTCTCCACCCGGACGATGCTGGCAGGGCAGGTCGCTTGGCGAGTGACGGTGGGCATCGCCCAGGCAGTCCTGTTCGTCGCCTTCGGCATCCTGGTCTTGGGACTCAACCCTGGCAACCAGTTTTTGCTCTTCCCGGCCATTGTCCTCCTTGGCGCGGTTGCTTTCGTGACGATGGGGTACTTCATCGCTGCCCTGTCCCCCAGCAGCGAGGCCGCCGTGGCCGTGGCTCAGGTGGTGAACTTCGCCATGACCTTCCTGTCCGGCAGCTTCTTCGAGGCAGAGTTGCTGCCCTCCGTCCTGCGCCCGGTCATGTACGTCATGCCCCTGACCTACCTCTCGGATGCCCTCCGCCAGGTCATGGTGGACTTTCGGCCCATGTTCCCTCTCTGGCTAGACGCAGCTGTGCTGGGTGCTCTCCTCCTGCTGCTGGTCCCCCTGACCATCAAGTTCTGGCGCTGGGAGTAG
- a CDS encoding FAD-dependent oxidoreductase, with protein sequence MDLPGRPQSYWIASTPETDFPPQPQDAQVDVAILGGGIVGITAAYLLRQAGLRVAVVEAHRIVTGVTGHTTGKLTSQHGILYRDLVSRLGRERAQLYGQANQAAIEKVASLVAERGIECDFRRLPSCTFAERPGDAEIVQEEAEVSRSLGLPASFGKEASLPYPTYGAVCFHNQALFHPRRFLLALADAIPGEGSYVWEETRALDVDEGVRPVVRTDRGRIRAEHCLVATHTPFLDRGLYFARQTPRRSYVLATRLRGEVPLELYISVKPGFHSIRPHPTADGWLVLLGGGQHVTGRGGDTTRYYADLAEYARAHFDLESIEYRWSTQDNYTLDGAPYVGRYSPISDNLYVATGFGGWGMSNGVAAAMMLSDLIQRRENDWLPAFYPARVAQLKGAEHLVEGGARFVQHYAVDRLRHVEQGTPADLAPGEGRVLELEGKKVALYKDEQGGLHALSPSCAHQGCLVRWNAAERTWDCPCHGSRFRPDGTFIHGPTVRDLKGRG encoded by the coding sequence ATGGATCTCCCCGGCAGACCTCAGTCGTACTGGATCGCCAGCACCCCCGAGACGGACTTCCCCCCACAACCTCAAGACGCACAGGTGGACGTCGCCATCCTCGGGGGCGGCATCGTGGGCATCACCGCGGCATACTTGCTGAGACAGGCAGGCCTGCGCGTGGCGGTAGTGGAGGCCCACCGCATAGTCACCGGTGTCACCGGCCACACTACCGGCAAGCTCACCTCCCAACACGGCATCCTCTACCGGGACCTGGTCTCCCGCCTGGGTCGGGAGCGGGCTCAGCTCTACGGCCAGGCCAACCAGGCTGCTATAGAGAAGGTGGCCTCGCTGGTGGCGGAGAGGGGCATCGAATGCGACTTCCGCCGCCTGCCTTCCTGCACCTTCGCTGAGCGTCCGGGGGACGCCGAGATCGTGCAGGAGGAGGCAGAGGTATCCCGCTCGCTCGGCCTGCCGGCTTCCTTCGGGAAGGAGGCCTCCCTCCCCTACCCCACCTACGGCGCCGTCTGCTTCCATAACCAGGCCCTGTTCCACCCCCGTCGCTTTCTTCTCGCCTTGGCGGATGCCATTCCCGGCGAAGGGAGTTACGTCTGGGAGGAGACGCGAGCGCTCGACGTGGACGAAGGGGTCCGGCCGGTGGTCCGCACGGACCGAGGACGCATCAGGGCCGAGCATTGCCTCGTGGCCACCCACACTCCCTTCCTGGATCGCGGGCTGTACTTCGCCCGCCAGACACCCAGGCGATCCTACGTCTTGGCCACGCGGCTTCGAGGAGAGGTACCTCTGGAGCTCTACATCAGCGTCAAGCCCGGCTTCCACTCCATTCGGCCGCACCCCACCGCCGACGGCTGGCTCGTCCTGCTCGGCGGGGGGCAGCACGTCACCGGCCGTGGGGGCGACACTACCCGGTACTACGCAGACCTGGCGGAGTACGCCCGTGCCCACTTCGACCTGGAGTCCATCGAGTACCGCTGGTCCACCCAGGACAACTACACTCTGGACGGCGCCCCCTACGTGGGTCGCTACAGCCCCATCTCCGACAACCTGTACGTCGCCACTGGGTTCGGCGGCTGGGGCATGAGCAACGGGGTCGCCGCGGCCATGATGCTGTCCGACCTGATCCAGAGGCGGGAGAACGACTGGCTTCCGGCCTTCTACCCGGCCCGGGTAGCCCAGCTCAAGGGGGCGGAGCATCTCGTCGAGGGCGGTGCCCGGTTCGTGCAGCACTACGCGGTGGACCGGCTGCGCCACGTGGAACAGGGGACGCCGGCGGACCTGGCCCCGGGCGAGGGCCGGGTGCTCGAACTCGAAGGGAAGAAGGTGGCCCTCTACAAGGACGAGCAGGGCGGCCTACACGCTCTGTCCCCCTCCTGTGCGCACCAGGGCTGCCTGGTGCGGTGGAACGCGGCCGAACGAACCTGGGACTGCCCCTGTCACGGGTCCCGCTTCCGCCCCGACGGCACCTTCATCCACGGCCCCACGGTCAGGGACCTCAAGGGCAGGGGATAG
- a CDS encoding alcohol dehydrogenase catalytic domain-containing protein: protein MARIAKAAVLDRIGGEFEVKEYEVPEPAPGTFILRTEMAGVCGTDAHMYYGHLAGVPYPIVLGHEFCGILDRLGEGVTHDLRDEPVQEGDRVIMLPGVACGRCYFCAVARTPNRCTNSRVYGFALDDEFPLAGGFSQYVYARFPGTGFIKTDLPARVAVLTEPINIAVHGVNRGRVYAGDTVVIQGSGAIGLATLIIARYSGAARTIVTGGPARRLELARELGADVTIDIGEVRDADERVRLVLEATPGRRGADIVFECAGVPAALPEGLRMVRDSGRFVEMGHFTDMGPVEINPHWHLMQKNLDLYAVWGGGVPYFLQAVALMERREYPYEKLVDPIIGLGRIKEAVEAIIKGGWRMDGQEVIKIAVDPWKEE from the coding sequence GTGGCCAGGATCGCCAAAGCTGCTGTGCTGGACCGTATTGGAGGGGAGTTCGAGGTCAAGGAATACGAAGTGCCGGAGCCGGCTCCGGGGACCTTCATCCTCCGCACCGAGATGGCCGGAGTGTGTGGCACCGACGCTCACATGTACTACGGCCACCTGGCAGGGGTGCCCTATCCCATCGTCCTCGGGCATGAGTTCTGCGGCATTCTGGACCGGTTGGGCGAGGGAGTCACTCATGACCTCCGGGACGAGCCGGTACAGGAGGGAGATCGGGTCATCATGCTGCCCGGGGTGGCCTGCGGGCGCTGCTACTTCTGTGCCGTGGCCCGCACCCCCAATCGCTGCACCAACAGCCGGGTGTACGGCTTCGCCCTGGATGACGAGTTCCCCCTGGCGGGGGGCTTCTCCCAGTACGTCTACGCCCGCTTTCCCGGCACCGGCTTCATCAAGACCGATCTGCCCGCCCGGGTGGCCGTGCTCACCGAGCCCATCAACATAGCGGTACACGGGGTCAACCGGGGCCGGGTCTACGCCGGAGATACGGTGGTGATCCAGGGATCGGGCGCCATCGGCCTGGCGACGCTGATCATAGCTCGCTACAGCGGCGCTGCCAGGACCATCGTCACCGGGGGCCCGGCGAGGCGGTTGGAGCTAGCCCGCGAGCTAGGCGCCGACGTTACCATAGACATCGGGGAGGTCCGCGACGCCGACGAACGGGTGCGGCTGGTGCTCGAGGCGACGCCCGGGCGGCGAGGGGCCGACATCGTCTTCGAGTGTGCCGGCGTGCCCGCTGCCCTGCCCGAGGGGTTGCGGATGGTGCGGGATAGCGGCCGCTTCGTGGAGATGGGCCACTTCACCGACATGGGCCCGGTGGAGATCAACCCGCACTGGCACCTGATGCAGAAGAACCTGGACCTGTACGCCGTGTGGGGCGGGGGCGTGCCCTACTTCCTCCAGGCCGTGGCCCTGATGGAGCGGCGCGAGTATCCCTACGAGAAGCTAGTGGATCCCATCATCGGGCTGGGGCGCATCAAGGAAGCTGTGGAGGCCATTATCAAGGGTGGCTGGCGCATGGACGGCCAGGAGGTGATCAAGATTGCGGTGGATCCGTGGAAAGAGGAGTGA
- a CDS encoding sigma-70 family RNA polymerase sigma factor — translation MAEAMIGIMGDESLHSRVFMQRLSAGDRRAFEQIFRACYGRVYAVAYRLLGEGSAAEEVAQEAFIRLYRRPPVGSASPNLVGWLVTVATNLCYNRLRTDRRRRSREARAAALEAPSADTGDVAVRNDAVERVRRVLGELPERQALILLLRHSGLSYAEIAHQLEVAPGSVGTLLARAERAFRESYEKLESGGSHAEHS, via the coding sequence TTGGCAGAAGCTATGATCGGCATCATGGGCGATGAATCACTCCATAGCCGGGTCTTCATGCAACGCCTGTCCGCCGGCGACCGGCGCGCTTTCGAACAGATCTTCCGCGCCTGCTACGGCAGGGTGTACGCCGTCGCTTACCGCCTGCTCGGGGAAGGCTCGGCGGCGGAGGAGGTGGCTCAGGAGGCCTTCATCCGGCTCTATCGGCGCCCGCCCGTCGGCAGCGCCAGCCCCAATTTGGTCGGCTGGCTGGTCACGGTGGCCACCAACCTGTGCTACAACCGACTGCGCACTGACCGCCGCCGCCGATCGCGGGAGGCGCGCGCCGCAGCGCTGGAGGCCCCATCAGCGGACACGGGCGACGTCGCGGTTCGGAACGACGCGGTCGAGCGGGTGCGGCGGGTGCTGGGGGAGCTGCCCGAGCGGCAAGCCCTCATCCTCCTTCTGCGCCATTCCGGCCTATCCTACGCCGAGATCGCCCATCAGTTGGAGGTAGCGCCCGGCAGCGTGGGCACGCTGCTGGCCCGCGCCGAGCGCGCCTTCCGGGAGAGCTACGAGAAGCTGGAGAGCGGAGGTTCCCATGCCGAGCACTCCTGA
- a CDS encoding DUF4367 domain-containing protein, producing the protein MPSTPECLTEGELRAHLDGMPPDRSRPDVEEHLRACARCRERLSRMRDDAALAEAAFSASAPPVPDVAQAWQRFRARATGDAADPPLRRVLDMTTHAYCRLRRPLLGLASAAVVLAALILVPPLRTAAGQFLDIFRVRRIEVVTFDPDRAVGLDERLFTRVVMEEPQPQAVSGVEEAGRLTGRPVLSAGQVPPGFALTEFTVIPQRSARAWVDIEAARALLEMAGLPTDVLPEDPDANIISASIPPMSDQRYSDGTSSFAVLQVASPEVSVPQGMDAERVAELGLQLLGFSAEEARGLAQSIDWATTLVVPVPRDVASVQEVTVQGVKGYVLENRENEEYTETAVVWEKDDTVHVVAGDLPAEQLLAVAQSLR; encoded by the coding sequence ATGCCGAGCACTCCTGAATGCCTGACCGAGGGCGAGCTACGCGCCCACCTGGACGGAATGCCTCCGGATCGGAGCCGGCCCGATGTGGAGGAACACCTGCGAGCCTGTGCCCGCTGCCGCGAGCGACTGTCACGAATGCGCGACGACGCTGCGCTGGCCGAGGCCGCGTTCTCCGCGTCGGCGCCGCCGGTTCCGGATGTGGCCCAGGCCTGGCAGCGCTTCCGGGCCCGGGCCACCGGCGATGCCGCTGATCCGCCCCTGAGGAGGGTACTGGACATGACTACTCACGCGTATTGTCGTCTGAGACGCCCGCTACTGGGCCTGGCGAGCGCCGCCGTAGTGCTGGCGGCACTCATACTCGTCCCCCCGTTGCGCACGGCAGCGGGGCAGTTCCTCGACATCTTCCGGGTGCGTCGCATCGAGGTAGTGACCTTCGATCCCGACCGCGCCGTGGGCCTGGACGAGAGGCTGTTCACCAGGGTGGTGATGGAGGAGCCTCAGCCGCAAGCGGTGTCCGGCGTGGAGGAAGCGGGCCGGTTGACGGGGAGGCCGGTGCTCTCGGCCGGCCAGGTACCGCCCGGCTTCGCCCTCACTGAGTTCACCGTCATTCCCCAGCGGTCCGCCCGTGCCTGGGTGGACATCGAAGCCGCCCGAGCGCTCCTGGAGATGGCTGGGCTGCCCACCGATGTCCTGCCTGAAGACCCCGATGCCAACATCATCTCCGCTTCCATTCCGCCCATGTCCGATCAGCGCTACTCCGACGGCACTTCCTCCTTTGCCGTCCTCCAGGTTGCCAGCCCGGAGGTCTCGGTGCCACAGGGGATGGATGCCGAGAGGGTGGCGGAGCTGGGGCTGCAGTTGCTGGGCTTCAGCGCCGAAGAGGCGCGCGGCCTGGCTCAGAGCATAGACTGGGCCACCACTCTGGTGGTGCCCGTGCCTCGCGACGTCGCCTCTGTCCAGGAAGTCACGGTCCAAGGGGTGAAGGGGTACGTGCTGGAGAATCGAGAGAATGAGGAGTACACTGAGACTGCTGTGGTCTGGGAGAAGGACGACACGGTGCACGTGGTGGCGGGCGACTTGCCCGCTGAGCAGCTCCTGGCTGTGGCCCAGTCGCTGAGGTAG
- a CDS encoding ABC transporter ATP-binding protein — MPDAALRIEGLRKEYGLTLALDGINLTVNRGEVFGFLGPNGAGKTTAVKICLDLARPTAGTVQLLGRPAADWRARARVGFLPEHFRFQEWLTALEFMDVHGRLHGIPQPERRRRAHELLELVDLGRHAHRRLRDFSKGMLQRVGLAQALINQPELVFLDEPTSGLDPLGRRLVREIIQDLRRRGTTVFLNSHLLSEIEVTCDRVAFIRRGRVVHSGPLRDLLAAETEVEVRLEPGTPLPVADLVARGWPAVGDGDRISVHLRDEEHVPDLVAWMVEHGLRLRAVTPRRRSLEEAFLRLMEGEEAG; from the coding sequence TTGCCTGACGCTGCTCTACGAATCGAGGGCCTGCGCAAGGAGTACGGCCTGACGCTGGCGCTGGACGGCATCAACCTGACTGTGAACCGCGGTGAAGTATTCGGCTTCCTAGGACCCAACGGCGCCGGCAAGACCACCGCGGTCAAGATCTGCCTGGACCTCGCCCGGCCTACAGCCGGGACGGTGCAGCTCCTGGGGCGTCCGGCTGCCGACTGGCGGGCTCGGGCCCGCGTGGGGTTTCTTCCCGAGCACTTCCGCTTCCAGGAGTGGCTCACTGCCTTGGAGTTCATGGACGTGCATGGCCGCCTCCACGGCATCCCTCAGCCCGAACGGCGCCGCCGCGCCCACGAGCTCCTGGAGCTCGTAGACCTGGGCCGTCACGCGCACCGTCGTCTGCGGGACTTCTCTAAGGGCATGCTTCAGCGCGTAGGCCTGGCCCAGGCACTGATCAACCAACCCGAACTCGTCTTCCTCGACGAGCCTACCTCGGGCCTAGACCCCCTGGGCCGGCGCCTGGTGCGGGAGATCATCCAGGACCTGCGGCGTCGCGGTACTACCGTTTTCCTCAACTCCCACTTGCTGAGCGAAATCGAGGTCACCTGCGACCGGGTAGCCTTTATCCGGCGCGGTCGGGTAGTGCACTCTGGACCCCTACGTGATCTGCTTGCGGCGGAGACGGAGGTCGAGGTCCGGCTGGAACCCGGCACCCCGCTCCCGGTCGCCGATCTGGTCGCACGGGGGTGGCCGGCCGTGGGCGACGGAGACCGCATTAGCGTCCACCTCCGCGACGAGGAGCACGTGCCCGATCTGGTGGCCTGGATGGTGGAGCATGGCCTCCGCCTGCGAGCGGTCACGCCACGCCGCCGCTCGCTGGAGGAGGCTTTCCTGCGGTTAATGGAGGGTGAGGAGGCCGGGTGA